In Mus musculus strain C57BL/6J chromosome 9, GRCm38.p6 C57BL/6J, one genomic interval encodes:
- the Maml2 gene encoding mastermind-like protein 2 isoform 2 (isoform 2 is encoded by transcript variant 2), with product MNSQQSLLNQQMMGKKQTLQRPTMEQKQQLLLQQQMLADAEKLSPQDQMNRHLTRPPPDYKDQRRNTGTLQPAAQYSGGSSTVSLNSNQALTNPVSTHTILTPNSSLMSTSHGMRMPLLSTVQNIGMYGNLPCNQPGTYNVTSTMNQLTQQRNTTQLITNQNNPLMSRPSPLGANNGNNVATFGAGSAGSSQQLRPNLAHSLSGMSAQRSSTVMITANTTATNWASQEVTGKQQEALKSTGVRFPTSTPAAYTPNQSLQPGVGSQPFSQRAVAPPSQLSPAVQMRPMNQMNQALNGQTLGSLRGLNLRPNQLAAQSLSNMNPSGTGLNHPRTGTNQPPSLTPNAFPSSNQSSRAFQGPDHGSDLAFDFLSQQSDSMCPALNSDADFIDSLLKTEPGNDDWMKDINLDEILGSNS from the exons ATGAACTCCCAGCAGTCCCTGTTGAATCAGCAGATGATGGGGAAGAAACAGACCCTGCAGAGACCAACCATGGAGCAGAAGCAGCAACTtctcctccagcagcagatgctggctgaTGCG GAGAAACTTTCCCCTCAGGATCAGATGAACAGACATCTGACAAGGCCGCCCCCAGACTACAAAGACCAAAGAAGAAATACGGGCACCCTGCAGCCAGCTGCTCAGTATTCGG GTGGCTCCTCTACAGTGAGTTTAAACTCTAACCAGGCTCTGACAAACCCAGTTTCAACACACACCATTTTAACTCCAAACTCCAGCCTCATGTCTACGTCTCATGGGATGAGAATGCCATTGTTATCTACAGTTCAGAACATAGGGATGTATGGAAACCTGCCTTGTAACCAGCCTGGCACCTACAACGTCACTTCAACAATGAACCAGCTGACACAACAGAGAAATACAACTCAACTGATaacaaatcagaacaaccctctGATGTCTCGGCCATCTCCCTTAGGGGCAAATAACGGTAACAATGTGGCCACCTTTGGAGCTGGATCTGCTGGCAGTTCACAGCAATTGAGACCaaatttggctcacagtttgtcAGGCATGTCAGCCCAGAGGTCATCAACTGTCATGATCACAGCCAACACGACAGCAACAAACTGGGCTTCTCAAGAGGTGACAGGGAAACAACAGGAAGCCCTCAAATCCACAGGAGTCCGGTTCCCAACAAGTACACCTGCAGCCTATACCCCAAACCAGTCTTTGCAACCAGGAGTAGGGAGCCAGCCATTTTCCCAGAGGGCAGTGGCACCCCCTAGCCAGTTATCGCCAGCAGTGCAAATGAGACCTATGAACCAAATGAATCAGGCATTAAATGGGCAAACCCTGGGTTCACTCAGGGGGTTGAACCTCAGACCCAATCAGCTGGCCGCCCAGAGCCTGTCTAATATGAACCCATCAGGGACAGGATTGAATCATCCCAGGACAGGCACCAACCAGCCTCCATCCCTGACACCTAACGCTTTTCCTTCATCCAACCAAAGTTCCAGGGCTTTTCAAGGACCTGATCATGGCAGTGATTTAGCTTTTGACTTCCTCAGCCAACAGAGCGACAGCATGTGCCCTGCCCTAAACAGTGATGCTGATTTCATCGATTCTTTATTGAAGACAGAGCCTGGTAATGACGACTGGATGAAAGATATCAACCTTGATGAGATCCTGGGAAGCAATTCCTAA